One segment of Theobroma cacao cultivar B97-61/B2 chromosome 9, Criollo_cocoa_genome_V2, whole genome shotgun sequence DNA contains the following:
- the LOC18589341 gene encoding U3 small nucleolar RNA-associated protein 25 isoform X2: protein MGKQFGAKRGLKRHKTTDKFERSAVARNRKRVKHEVTRSSSPTLPAESSGEESSGGAYEEMSYKEPTMYDKLLTKLRSSNKSVVDAYQRRQVAEDDETDGTESFSISEQENSDEETDNDSLRMQEPDMVGTEEQTEDAETEDDLEASDTDQDDDLSVCGPSAVAASSFSKHVEYNLSKTEAEDLSKKKWKYTWEVSAADVSNCKWVGTGECFLKDADMNSNYGLKQKLYKHWLDVYKTSGGNDFHSSRLRWFFSLCDSYRDILHCEKKPFYHKGLEEDSNIMDAYIMHSLNHIFRTRDLVRKNDGKISKHQESTKEEILPGDSFLDQGFTRPKVLILLPLRSTALRVIERLIKLTPATSKVNVEHIDRFYQDFGSEEVEGDEEMEEQSKNAKPQKPSKPSDHQSLFKGDTRDDFMIGIKFTRKTIKLYGDFYSSDIIVASPLELMTKFGKAAKNKESDTDYLSSIEVVIIDHADVISLQNWSFLTSVVERLNHIPSKQHGTNVMRIRQWYLDGFARFYRQTIILGYYLNPDMNALFNHQCVNYQGKVKSVREHNGVLPKVLSQARQIYERFDADSIAEVDDARLEYFAKKVFPKIKDSEQGGIMLFASSYFEFVRLRNFLKSQNASFCLLGDYTDQRDISRARVWFFEGKRKIMLYTERIHFYRRYKIRGIRNLIIYSLPERKEFYPEIVNMLEGSDDMACTILFSLFDKLRLERIVGSAPAKRMIKSEKGVFVFC from the exons ATGGGAAAACAATTCGGTGCAAAACGTG GATTGAAAAGGCACAAGACAACGGATAAGTTTGAGAGAAGTGCAGTGGCAAGAAACAGAAAGCGTGTCAAACATGAGGTTACTCGTAGCTCCTCGCCTACTTTGCCag CGGAATCATCTGGGGAAGAATCTAGTGGTGGTGCTTATGAGGAAATGAGTTATAAGGAGCCAACAATGTATGATAAGTTGTTGACAAAACTCAGGTCAAGTAACAAATCTGTTGTTGATGCCTATCAAAGGAG ACAAGTTGCAGAAGATGATGAAACTGATGGCACTGAATCATTTAGCATATCAGAGCAGGAGAATAGTGATGAGG AAACTGATAATGACTCACTTAGAATGCAAGAACCTGACATGGTTGGTACTGAAGAACAGACTGAAGATGCTGAAACTGAAGATGACTTGGAAGCCTCTGACACAGATCAAGATGACGACTTGAGTGTCTGTGGTCCATCAGCTGTTGCCGCCAG TTCATTTAGTAAACATGTTGAGTACAACTTGTCAAAAACGGAGGCTGAAGATTTGTCAAAGAAGAAATGGAAGTATACATGGGAGGTGTCTGCTGCTGACGTATCGAATTGCAAGTGGGTAGGAACAGGAGAGTGTTTTCTAAAG GATGCTGACATGAATTCCAATTATGGTCTCAAGCAAAAGTTGTATAAACACTGGTTGGATGTCTACAAGACATCTGGAGGAAATGACTTCCATTCGTCTAGGCTGAGATGGTTCTTCTCTCTTT GCGACAGTTATCGCGATATATTGCACTGTGAGAAGAAACCTTTCTATCACAAGGGCCTCGAAGAAGACTCAAATATCATGGATGCCTATATTATGCATTCT CTCAATCACATTTTCAGAACTAGAGATCTTGTGAGAAAGAATGATGGAAAAATCAGCAAGCATCAAGAGAGTACAAAGGAGGAGATACTTCCAGGTGATAGTTTCCTTGATCAAGGGTTTACTCGTCCTAAG GTTCTGATTTTATTGCCACTGAGAAGCACTGCACTTCGTGTCATTGAGAGGTTAATAAAACTAACCCCTGCAACTTCAAAG GTTAATGTGGAGCACATTGACCGTTTCTATCAAGACTTTGGATCAGAAGAGGTTGAAGGTGATGAGGAAATGGAGGAGCAATCAAAGAATGCTAAGCCTCAGAAGCCTTCCAAACCTTCTGATCATCAATCACTTTTTAAGGGCGACACAAGGGATGACTTCATGATAGGCATTAAATTTACTAG GAAGACCATAAAGTTATATGGTGATTTCTATTCCTCAGACATTATTGTTGCTTCTCCTCTAGAATTAATGACA AAATTTGGGAAGGCAGCAAAAAATAAGGAATCAGACACTGACTATTTGTCTTCTATAGAG GTTGTTATTATTGATCATGCGGATGTAATATCATTACAG AATTGGAGTTTTCTGACTTCTGTTGTTGAGCGTCTGAACCATATACCATCCAAGCAGCATGGAACTAATGTTATGCGCATTAGACAGTG gTATTTGGATGGATTTGCCAGATTTTATCGGCAGACGATTATTTTAGGTTATTATTTAAATCCAG ACATGAATGCTCTTTTCAATCACCAGTGTGTTAACTATCAAGGAAAG GTGAAGTCAGTGCGTGAGCATAATGGTGTTCTTCCTAAAGTTTTATCCCAAGCGCGGCAG ATATATGAAAGATTTGATGCAGACTCAATAGCTGAGGTTGATGATGCTCGTCTTGAATATTTTGCTAAGAAG GTGTTTCCTAAGATAAAAGATTCTGAACAG GGTGGGATTATGCTATTTGCGAGTTCTTACTTTGAATTTGTTCGACTTCGAAATTTCTTGAAGTCTCAGAATGCATCATTCTGTTTGCTCGGGGA ttaCACAGATCAGAGAGATATATCTCGCGCACGAGTTTGGTTTTTTGAAGGGAAGCGAAAGATCATGCTTTACACTGAGAGAATTCATTTTTATCGCAGATATAAG ATTCGTGGTATTCGAAATTTGATTATCTATTCTCTGCCAGAGAGGAAGGAGTTTTACCCTGAG ATTGTCAATATGCTTGAAGGGTCAGATGACATGGCATGCACCATATTATTTTCTCTGTTTGATAAGCTACGG CTTGAGAGAATCGTTGGATCTGCTCCGGCAAAAAGAATGATCAAATCAGAGAAGGGGGTCTTTGTTTTCTGCTGA
- the LOC18589341 gene encoding U3 small nucleolar RNA-associated protein 25 isoform X1 yields the protein MGKQFGAKRVGLKRHKTTDKFERSAVARNRKRVKHEVTRSSSPTLPAESSGEESSGGAYEEMSYKEPTMYDKLLTKLRSSNKSVVDAYQRRQVAEDDETDGTESFSISEQENSDEETDNDSLRMQEPDMVGTEEQTEDAETEDDLEASDTDQDDDLSVCGPSAVAASSFSKHVEYNLSKTEAEDLSKKKWKYTWEVSAADVSNCKWVGTGECFLKDADMNSNYGLKQKLYKHWLDVYKTSGGNDFHSSRLRWFFSLCDSYRDILHCEKKPFYHKGLEEDSNIMDAYIMHSLNHIFRTRDLVRKNDGKISKHQESTKEEILPGDSFLDQGFTRPKVLILLPLRSTALRVIERLIKLTPATSKVNVEHIDRFYQDFGSEEVEGDEEMEEQSKNAKPQKPSKPSDHQSLFKGDTRDDFMIGIKFTRKTIKLYGDFYSSDIIVASPLELMTKFGKAAKNKESDTDYLSSIEVVIIDHADVISLQNWSFLTSVVERLNHIPSKQHGTNVMRIRQWYLDGFARFYRQTIILGYYLNPDMNALFNHQCVNYQGKVKSVREHNGVLPKVLSQARQIYERFDADSIAEVDDARLEYFAKKVFPKIKDSEQGGIMLFASSYFEFVRLRNFLKSQNASFCLLGDYTDQRDISRARVWFFEGKRKIMLYTERIHFYRRYKIRGIRNLIIYSLPERKEFYPEIVNMLEGSDDMACTILFSLFDKLRLERIVGSAPAKRMIKSEKGVFVFC from the exons ATGGGAAAACAATTCGGTGCAAAACGTG TAGGATTGAAAAGGCACAAGACAACGGATAAGTTTGAGAGAAGTGCAGTGGCAAGAAACAGAAAGCGTGTCAAACATGAGGTTACTCGTAGCTCCTCGCCTACTTTGCCag CGGAATCATCTGGGGAAGAATCTAGTGGTGGTGCTTATGAGGAAATGAGTTATAAGGAGCCAACAATGTATGATAAGTTGTTGACAAAACTCAGGTCAAGTAACAAATCTGTTGTTGATGCCTATCAAAGGAG ACAAGTTGCAGAAGATGATGAAACTGATGGCACTGAATCATTTAGCATATCAGAGCAGGAGAATAGTGATGAGG AAACTGATAATGACTCACTTAGAATGCAAGAACCTGACATGGTTGGTACTGAAGAACAGACTGAAGATGCTGAAACTGAAGATGACTTGGAAGCCTCTGACACAGATCAAGATGACGACTTGAGTGTCTGTGGTCCATCAGCTGTTGCCGCCAG TTCATTTAGTAAACATGTTGAGTACAACTTGTCAAAAACGGAGGCTGAAGATTTGTCAAAGAAGAAATGGAAGTATACATGGGAGGTGTCTGCTGCTGACGTATCGAATTGCAAGTGGGTAGGAACAGGAGAGTGTTTTCTAAAG GATGCTGACATGAATTCCAATTATGGTCTCAAGCAAAAGTTGTATAAACACTGGTTGGATGTCTACAAGACATCTGGAGGAAATGACTTCCATTCGTCTAGGCTGAGATGGTTCTTCTCTCTTT GCGACAGTTATCGCGATATATTGCACTGTGAGAAGAAACCTTTCTATCACAAGGGCCTCGAAGAAGACTCAAATATCATGGATGCCTATATTATGCATTCT CTCAATCACATTTTCAGAACTAGAGATCTTGTGAGAAAGAATGATGGAAAAATCAGCAAGCATCAAGAGAGTACAAAGGAGGAGATACTTCCAGGTGATAGTTTCCTTGATCAAGGGTTTACTCGTCCTAAG GTTCTGATTTTATTGCCACTGAGAAGCACTGCACTTCGTGTCATTGAGAGGTTAATAAAACTAACCCCTGCAACTTCAAAG GTTAATGTGGAGCACATTGACCGTTTCTATCAAGACTTTGGATCAGAAGAGGTTGAAGGTGATGAGGAAATGGAGGAGCAATCAAAGAATGCTAAGCCTCAGAAGCCTTCCAAACCTTCTGATCATCAATCACTTTTTAAGGGCGACACAAGGGATGACTTCATGATAGGCATTAAATTTACTAG GAAGACCATAAAGTTATATGGTGATTTCTATTCCTCAGACATTATTGTTGCTTCTCCTCTAGAATTAATGACA AAATTTGGGAAGGCAGCAAAAAATAAGGAATCAGACACTGACTATTTGTCTTCTATAGAG GTTGTTATTATTGATCATGCGGATGTAATATCATTACAG AATTGGAGTTTTCTGACTTCTGTTGTTGAGCGTCTGAACCATATACCATCCAAGCAGCATGGAACTAATGTTATGCGCATTAGACAGTG gTATTTGGATGGATTTGCCAGATTTTATCGGCAGACGATTATTTTAGGTTATTATTTAAATCCAG ACATGAATGCTCTTTTCAATCACCAGTGTGTTAACTATCAAGGAAAG GTGAAGTCAGTGCGTGAGCATAATGGTGTTCTTCCTAAAGTTTTATCCCAAGCGCGGCAG ATATATGAAAGATTTGATGCAGACTCAATAGCTGAGGTTGATGATGCTCGTCTTGAATATTTTGCTAAGAAG GTGTTTCCTAAGATAAAAGATTCTGAACAG GGTGGGATTATGCTATTTGCGAGTTCTTACTTTGAATTTGTTCGACTTCGAAATTTCTTGAAGTCTCAGAATGCATCATTCTGTTTGCTCGGGGA ttaCACAGATCAGAGAGATATATCTCGCGCACGAGTTTGGTTTTTTGAAGGGAAGCGAAAGATCATGCTTTACACTGAGAGAATTCATTTTTATCGCAGATATAAG ATTCGTGGTATTCGAAATTTGATTATCTATTCTCTGCCAGAGAGGAAGGAGTTTTACCCTGAG ATTGTCAATATGCTTGAAGGGTCAGATGACATGGCATGCACCATATTATTTTCTCTGTTTGATAAGCTACGG CTTGAGAGAATCGTTGGATCTGCTCCGGCAAAAAGAATGATCAAATCAGAGAAGGGGGTCTTTGTTTTCTGCTGA
- the LOC18589341 gene encoding U3 small nucleolar RNA-associated protein 25 isoform X3 yields MGKQFGAKRLKRHKTTDKFERSAVARNRKRVKHEVTRSSSPTLPAESSGEESSGGAYEEMSYKEPTMYDKLLTKLRSSNKSVVDAYQRRQVAEDDETDGTESFSISEQENSDEETDNDSLRMQEPDMVGTEEQTEDAETEDDLEASDTDQDDDLSVCGPSAVAASSFSKHVEYNLSKTEAEDLSKKKWKYTWEVSAADVSNCKWVGTGECFLKDADMNSNYGLKQKLYKHWLDVYKTSGGNDFHSSRLRWFFSLCDSYRDILHCEKKPFYHKGLEEDSNIMDAYIMHSLNHIFRTRDLVRKNDGKISKHQESTKEEILPGDSFLDQGFTRPKVLILLPLRSTALRVIERLIKLTPATSKVNVEHIDRFYQDFGSEEVEGDEEMEEQSKNAKPQKPSKPSDHQSLFKGDTRDDFMIGIKFTRKTIKLYGDFYSSDIIVASPLELMTKFGKAAKNKESDTDYLSSIEVVIIDHADVISLQNWSFLTSVVERLNHIPSKQHGTNVMRIRQWYLDGFARFYRQTIILGYYLNPDMNALFNHQCVNYQGKVKSVREHNGVLPKVLSQARQIYERFDADSIAEVDDARLEYFAKKVFPKIKDSEQGGIMLFASSYFEFVRLRNFLKSQNASFCLLGDYTDQRDISRARVWFFEGKRKIMLYTERIHFYRRYKIRGIRNLIIYSLPERKEFYPEIVNMLEGSDDMACTILFSLFDKLRLERIVGSAPAKRMIKSEKGVFVFC; encoded by the exons ATGGGAAAACAATTCGGTGCAAAAC GATTGAAAAGGCACAAGACAACGGATAAGTTTGAGAGAAGTGCAGTGGCAAGAAACAGAAAGCGTGTCAAACATGAGGTTACTCGTAGCTCCTCGCCTACTTTGCCag CGGAATCATCTGGGGAAGAATCTAGTGGTGGTGCTTATGAGGAAATGAGTTATAAGGAGCCAACAATGTATGATAAGTTGTTGACAAAACTCAGGTCAAGTAACAAATCTGTTGTTGATGCCTATCAAAGGAG ACAAGTTGCAGAAGATGATGAAACTGATGGCACTGAATCATTTAGCATATCAGAGCAGGAGAATAGTGATGAGG AAACTGATAATGACTCACTTAGAATGCAAGAACCTGACATGGTTGGTACTGAAGAACAGACTGAAGATGCTGAAACTGAAGATGACTTGGAAGCCTCTGACACAGATCAAGATGACGACTTGAGTGTCTGTGGTCCATCAGCTGTTGCCGCCAG TTCATTTAGTAAACATGTTGAGTACAACTTGTCAAAAACGGAGGCTGAAGATTTGTCAAAGAAGAAATGGAAGTATACATGGGAGGTGTCTGCTGCTGACGTATCGAATTGCAAGTGGGTAGGAACAGGAGAGTGTTTTCTAAAG GATGCTGACATGAATTCCAATTATGGTCTCAAGCAAAAGTTGTATAAACACTGGTTGGATGTCTACAAGACATCTGGAGGAAATGACTTCCATTCGTCTAGGCTGAGATGGTTCTTCTCTCTTT GCGACAGTTATCGCGATATATTGCACTGTGAGAAGAAACCTTTCTATCACAAGGGCCTCGAAGAAGACTCAAATATCATGGATGCCTATATTATGCATTCT CTCAATCACATTTTCAGAACTAGAGATCTTGTGAGAAAGAATGATGGAAAAATCAGCAAGCATCAAGAGAGTACAAAGGAGGAGATACTTCCAGGTGATAGTTTCCTTGATCAAGGGTTTACTCGTCCTAAG GTTCTGATTTTATTGCCACTGAGAAGCACTGCACTTCGTGTCATTGAGAGGTTAATAAAACTAACCCCTGCAACTTCAAAG GTTAATGTGGAGCACATTGACCGTTTCTATCAAGACTTTGGATCAGAAGAGGTTGAAGGTGATGAGGAAATGGAGGAGCAATCAAAGAATGCTAAGCCTCAGAAGCCTTCCAAACCTTCTGATCATCAATCACTTTTTAAGGGCGACACAAGGGATGACTTCATGATAGGCATTAAATTTACTAG GAAGACCATAAAGTTATATGGTGATTTCTATTCCTCAGACATTATTGTTGCTTCTCCTCTAGAATTAATGACA AAATTTGGGAAGGCAGCAAAAAATAAGGAATCAGACACTGACTATTTGTCTTCTATAGAG GTTGTTATTATTGATCATGCGGATGTAATATCATTACAG AATTGGAGTTTTCTGACTTCTGTTGTTGAGCGTCTGAACCATATACCATCCAAGCAGCATGGAACTAATGTTATGCGCATTAGACAGTG gTATTTGGATGGATTTGCCAGATTTTATCGGCAGACGATTATTTTAGGTTATTATTTAAATCCAG ACATGAATGCTCTTTTCAATCACCAGTGTGTTAACTATCAAGGAAAG GTGAAGTCAGTGCGTGAGCATAATGGTGTTCTTCCTAAAGTTTTATCCCAAGCGCGGCAG ATATATGAAAGATTTGATGCAGACTCAATAGCTGAGGTTGATGATGCTCGTCTTGAATATTTTGCTAAGAAG GTGTTTCCTAAGATAAAAGATTCTGAACAG GGTGGGATTATGCTATTTGCGAGTTCTTACTTTGAATTTGTTCGACTTCGAAATTTCTTGAAGTCTCAGAATGCATCATTCTGTTTGCTCGGGGA ttaCACAGATCAGAGAGATATATCTCGCGCACGAGTTTGGTTTTTTGAAGGGAAGCGAAAGATCATGCTTTACACTGAGAGAATTCATTTTTATCGCAGATATAAG ATTCGTGGTATTCGAAATTTGATTATCTATTCTCTGCCAGAGAGGAAGGAGTTTTACCCTGAG ATTGTCAATATGCTTGAAGGGTCAGATGACATGGCATGCACCATATTATTTTCTCTGTTTGATAAGCTACGG CTTGAGAGAATCGTTGGATCTGCTCCGGCAAAAAGAATGATCAAATCAGAGAAGGGGGTCTTTGTTTTCTGCTGA
- the LOC18589342 gene encoding 60S acidic ribosomal protein P3: protein MGVFTFVCKGSAGEWTAKQLEGELEGSAASAYELQRKLVQCATAVDSSGGVSSSFSLITPKSAVFQVIIGGGGGGGFLGGGGAAAPAGGAAPAAEAPAAEEKKKEEKVEESDDEDMGFSLFD, encoded by the exons ATGGGAGTTTTCACCTTTGTGTGCAAGGGCAGCGCCGGGGAATGGACTGCCAAGCAGTTGGAGGGAGAACTTGAAGGTTCCGCTGCTTCTGCTTACGAGCTGCAGAGGAAACTCGTTCAGTGCGCCACCGCCGTCGACTCCTCTGGCGGCGtttcctcttctttctctctcatcaCTCCTAAGTCTGCTGTTTTccag GTGATTATTGGAGGTGGCGGAGGCGGAGGTTTCTTAGGAGGAGGAGGAGCTGCAGCTCCTGCTGGAGGCGCTGCCCCAGCCGCAGAAGCACCGGCGGCTgaggagaaaaagaaggaagagaaAGTGGAGGAGAGTGACGATGAAGATATGGGATTCTCACTCTTCGATTAA